Proteins encoded by one window of Tunturibacter psychrotolerans:
- a CDS encoding ubiquitin carboxyl-terminal hydrolase 14, with translation MECTHMDQIRKVKPSAKGCEECLKIGSTWVHLRMCLECGHVGCCDSSQHKHATKHFHKTQHPIMRSIEPGESWGWCYVDEMEVNVV, from the coding sequence ATGGAATGTACGCACATGGACCAGATTCGGAAGGTGAAGCCTTCGGCGAAGGGTTGCGAGGAGTGTTTGAAGATCGGCAGCACGTGGGTGCATCTGCGGATGTGTCTGGAGTGCGGCCATGTGGGGTGCTGTGATTCATCGCAGCATAAGCATGCGACCAAACATTTTCACAAGACCCAGCATCCGATTATGCGGTCGATCGAGCCGGGTGAGAGTTGGGGATGGTGCTATGTGGATGAGATGGAAGTCAATGTGGTGTGA